Part of the Streptomyces sp. NBC_01353 genome, CCGACACCACGAGCCGCGTTCCGACACGCCGACGCCCCGCGAGGGCGCCGGAGATTCCGGAGTGAACAGCGCGCGTCCCCGAAGGAGTGAACACCAGCTCGTCGGGGCGGCAGCCGACCGCCTCCGCCGCGGCCTCCCGCGCCGCGTCCAGGAGCAGCCGGGCCCGCCGCCCCTCGCGGTAGAGCCGGGCCGGGTCGGCCCAGCCCTCGTCCAGGGAGGCGAGCAGCGCCTGGCGGGCTACGGGGTGCAGTGGGGCGGAGGAGGCGGCGTCGAAGTAGGGCACCGGACAAAGCTAGCCTCTCGTCCCTTAAGTCCCCGTCAGATGCCCGGCCCGCACCGCCGATCGCGTGCCCGGGACCCCCTCGGAGACCCTCCGCGGAATGATCCCGTCCACCCCTTCGGGGAGTCGGACGGCGCGTTGGGCACCCTCCCCGCGCGACCCCAAATAGCGTCCAGTAGGGTTTGGTCCGCATAAACATCCAAACCCCTGCCCGCGGCCAGGGGCGGCGACCGACCAGCGAGACGGCCGTAGCCGACCAGCGCGGGCCGAGACTCTCGGGAAGGCGCTACGTGAGTCCCAACGGCTCCGACCGCTCGTCGCGGCGCCCGATGCGGCGGAAGCTGCCGCAGGTGCTGACTGCGGGCCTGATCCTGGCGACAGCCACTGGCTGCTCGTACAACTGGGAAGACTTCCCCCGCCTTGGTATGCCCACCCCGGTCACGGAAGAGGCTCCCACGATCCTCTCCCTCTGGCAGGGCTCGTGGGCGGCTGCGCTCGTCACGGGCGTGCTGGTCTGGGGGCTGATCCTGTGGTCCGTCATCTTCCACCGGCGCAGCCGCACCAAGGTCGAAGTACCGCCGCAGACGCGGTACAACATGCCCATCGAGGCGCTGTACACGGTCACTCCGCTCATCATCGTGTCGGTGCTCTTCTACTTCACCGCGCGTGACGAGTCGAAGCTCCTGTCGCTCGCCGACAAGCCGGCCCACACCATCAACGTGGTCGGCTACCAGTGGAGCTGGGGCTTCAACTACATCGAGAACGTGCCGGGTGTGACGGGTGACGCGCAGACGGCCCCGAACCTCGACGCCATTCCGGACAAGTTCCAGGACGACTTCCCGGCGAACGCCGGCGGTGTCTACGACGCCGGTATCCCCGGTAACCGGAACCCGCAGACCGGCAACCCGGGCCCGACCCTGTGGCTGCCGAAGGGCGAGAAGGTCCGGTTCGTCCTGACCTCCCGTGACGTCATCCACTCCTTCTGGGTGGTCCCCTTCCTGATGAAGCAGGACGTCATCCCGGG contains:
- the coxB gene encoding cytochrome c oxidase subunit II, which encodes MSPNGSDRSSRRPMRRKLPQVLTAGLILATATGCSYNWEDFPRLGMPTPVTEEAPTILSLWQGSWAAALVTGVLVWGLILWSVIFHRRSRTKVEVPPQTRYNMPIEALYTVTPLIIVSVLFYFTARDESKLLSLADKPAHTINVVGYQWSWGFNYIENVPGVTGDAQTAPNLDAIPDKFQDDFPANAGGVYDAGIPGNRNPQTGNPGPTLWLPKGEKVRFVLTSRDVIHSFWVVPFLMKQDVIPGHTNAFEVTPNQEGTFLGKCAELCGVDHSRMLFNVKVVSPERYQQHLKELAEKGQTGYIPSGIEQTDPARNAEKNQL